CGTAGCTCTCCGCCCAGACGCCGATCCGGTCGCCGTCCACCACGCCCATCGGCGACCACACCGGGGAGCGGCCCAGGCAGACCTCCGCCGGGTCGTCGGTCTGGGCGATGTACGCCATCACCGCGACGCCCACCGGCCAGATCCGCGACAGGTTGCGCGTGTTGCCGGTGTTCTTCAGCGAGTTGGCGACGATCACCTCCGGGATGTCCAGCGCCTGCGCCAGGTTGGCCGCGTTGGCGTTCAGCGAACCGGGGCGGGCGTCCTGGAAGTTCTGGTTCTTGATCCGGCCGAGCGTGTCGTCGGCGTTGAGCGCCGCCCGCATGTCCGACCGCGCCAGGAACAACGCGTTGGGCTCCTTACCGAAGTCCAGGAAGAACGCCTCCCGCTCCGCGTCGATGTTCGCGTACGGCGCCGCGCTGGCGGCGTTGAGCCAGCTGGTCAGCCCGCCGGTGGTCCGCGACGCGGCGTAGTTCGCCGGGGTCGTGAAATAGCTGACCACGTCGATCTCGAACGCCCGCAGGATGCACTCCTCGATCAACCGGCTGACGCGCGCCTCCGCGTCGGTCAGGTCGTCGTACCGCTCGAGCGTCTCGTCGTCGATCTGCGACTCGAGGCCCTTGGACTGCGTGTCGTACGAGTCGCTGGAGTACTCCAGCGTCATCAGCTTGAACGACCCGTCCGGGTTGCGGTTCACGTCGATGTCCTGCATCGTCTCTTCCAAAGGCAGACGCGGCACCTTGCCCGCCTTCTTGTCCTTGGGCATCGGCGGCAGCAGGCGGTGGCCGACGTAGCCGGCCTTGTTCATCTCGAGGTCGAACTCCTCGATCGTCAGCGACAGGTCCTCGCGGACGTCGAAGTCCGCGTTGACGGGGTTGGCGGCCATGGCCGGGGTCTCCTTGTCTTAGTTCGTGCGGGGCGTCCGTCGCCCCGGTCGGGTGGGGTGAGTCAGCCGCTACGCGGTGCGGAGCACCAGCACGTGGTCCAGGTCGCCGGCCGCCTCGGTCAGCGCGACGCCCGGGTCGACGGCGCCCCCCGTGCCGGTCACCACCTTGCCGCCCGCGGTCGAGGTCACACTCGCCCCGGGGGCGATCGCGCCGCCGGCGACGAACACGTCGTAGCCGTGCTTGGCGATCAGCGTGGCGGCGTCGCCGGCCGCCTTGGTCCGCCGCACCAGCGTGCCGATCCAGTCCTCGTCGCCGGCGGCGGTCAACACGCCGAACGTGGCCGACATCTTCATCCGGGTGTTGGGCGGGTACGCGCCGTCCGCGGTGAACGCGTGCGGCACGACCCGGTTCGTGTCGTTCTGCTGCAGCTTGGGCATCGGTGGGGTTCCTGATTCAGTCGGTTTGGTTGGGGAAGGGAGCGAGCGGCCGCTAGCCCGGCAGCACACCGCGGATGAACTGCCGCCGCGCCTCCTCGCCGTGCTCGCGCTGCACGCGGCGGCACGCCTCGCGGTAGGTAATGCCTTTTTCTTTGGCCAGCGTGCGGGCGACGGCGCGGAAGTCGGTCGGCGTGTCGGCGTCGGCCGCTTCGCCCGGGCTTCCCTTGGGCAGCGACGCGCCGCGGCCGCTCTTGGCGGGCTCGGTCTTCTGGGCGGGCTGCTGCGCCTGCTCGGCGGCCTTCTCCGCTTCCGCCTTGGCCTCGTCCCGCTCCTGGCGGGCCTGCTCGGCCTGCTCCTCCTGGAACTGCGCGTAGGCGACCGCGGCGTCGGCCATCGTCGCGCCCGCCTCGGTCTGCTCCTCGCGCCACTCGGCGGTCGACTTCGGGAACGTCTTCTTGAGTTCCGCGGTGCTGGCCGGCTTCGGCTCGGCCGCCTGCGGGGTTGCTTGATCTGCCATGGCTGGCTCCTCGGGGGAAGAAAGGGTCGCCGAGTCGTTGCCGGCGGGGTTGGTTGACTTGCTTTGCACGCCGTCGTGCAGCCGGGCGGCGAGCGCCTGCTCCGCGTACCAGCTGCCGCCGTTGGCCACCTCGGCCAGCGCCGCGCCCGACAGGCCGCGGAACGCGGCGACGTCGCCCCGGAACGCGGCGAAGATGAACTCGACCCGCTCCCGCAGGTGAGCCCTCTGCTCCGCGGTGACCGGCAGACCGGGGTAGCCGATCCCCTTGAGCGGCCCGGTGGTGATCTCGACGGGCTCCACGCCCAGCTTCTCGTACAGCTTGCTGCTGTCGTCCAAGCGGGCGTACACGCCGATCGATCCGATGATGGACCCGGCCGACGCGGTTAGCTTCTCGGCCGTGGTCGCCAGCCAGTAGGCGGCGCTGCAGCACAGCCCGTCGGCGTGCGCGGTGAGCGGCTTGGCGGCGGCGAACTCCCGCGCGGCGGCCATCAGGTCCGCGTGCCCGGCGACCGTCCCGCCCGGCGAGTTGAGCAGCAGCACCCCGATCTGGATCTGCTCGTCGGCCGCGGCGGCGCGGAGCGCGGCGGCCAGCTCGGCCGTGCCGACCTCGCCCGGCCACTCCGCCTCGGGGACCATCACGCCCTCCACGTGGAACGTGGCGACGCCGTTCCGCTGCTCGACCCGCAGCTCGTCGGGCCCTTCGAACGAGAACCCGAGCAGGGCCGCGTTGGTGACGTGCTTCACCAGCGCGTCGTGCTCGACGCACAGCACGTCGCGGTTGAATCGGGCGAGCGCCTGCTGCGTCGCGGCAAGCTCCTGGGCGGCGTCAGGCATCGGCGGCCTCCTGCGCCGGGTCGGCGCTCATCGTGATCTGGGTCCGGTCGCCGATCGGGCCCGGGGCGTAGCGGCTGGCCCACCGCTCGATCACCTCCAGCGGGGCGTCCTTCTGGCCGATGCTCGCCAGGTCCGCGATCGCCTGCTGGACGCCCAGCATCCAGTAGTCGCGGTTGCCGGTGACCACGCGGCGGGCCTGCTCCTCGCCGGTGCGGTCCAGCTGGCGGGCGATCGTGTCGCGGTCCATCACGCCGGTCGCCAGCCCGACGGCGTTGGCCTGCGCGTCCTTCAGCGCGTCGACCGCCGGCCAGCCCGGCAGCGTCCAGCTGTGCCGCAGGAAGTTGAACCGGTCCGCCTTGGGCCGGCGGCGGCGGGCCTCGCGGTAGGTCCGCTCGCGGTAGCGGGCGACCGACGCGTCCTCGTCCGCCCAGCGGTGCAGGTAGTGCTCGACCACCGGCGTGTGCCACATGCCGGCCAGCCAGCCCTGCGCGTCGCGGAACGCCTCGCGGGCCTCCACCAGCGCGCCGCGGTAGCCGTGGAAGTTGGTGTCGGCCGTGTCGAGCATGATCAGCACGTACGGCACGCCCAGCGCCACGCCCATGATCCGCAGCACCAGCCGCATGTGGTCGAACCACTCGTTGGCCGGGATGTTGGCGCTCAAGAGGTCGATCTGCTCGCCCGGCAGGCCCTGCAGCTCGGCGCCCGGGTACAGCTCCTCCAGCAGCCGGGCGACCTCGGTCTCCTGGTCGGACTCCACGCCGCTGCGGAGCCGCTTGCCCAGCATCTTGGGGTTGAAGTCGACGTCACGCTGCCGCTTGAGCAGGAACATGTTGGCCAGCTGCTGCTTGACCAGCTGCTGGAACTGCTGGTCCTCGAACATGCCGAGGTAATCGAAGATCGGCGCGAAGATCGACACGCCGCGGGTCTGCGTCACCCGCTTGGGGTCGCGGAGGTGCAGCACGTTGGGCGTCTTCCAGTCGCCGTCGATGCTCTCCGCCTCGACGAAGTACAGGTCCTCGTGCTTGACCGACGGGCTCAGCGGGCTGATCGGGCTGTGGGTGAAGTGGTAGCCGACGCGGCGGCGGTCCTCGTCCAGCTCCACGCCCAGCACGTTGTTCCTGTGCTTGACGCCGCGGATGCGGGGCTGGCGGCACTCATGCGCCTCGCGGGTCGCCAGCGGCCCGTCGGCGGTGAACACGCCGAACGCGTCGCCCGCCGCGTACGTGTCGCGCAGCACCATCCGCGTGAGCTGGGCGAACGTGTACTGACCCTGCACGTCGATCCGCTTGGGGTCGGCCAGCAGCTCGTCGATGTACTGCTTGGCCTCCGCGTCGAACTTGGCGTCGCCCGTGTTGGGGTGGTAGTCGAACCCCCGCTGCGTCACGTTCTTGACCAGCACGTCCAAGAGCCGCGAGCCGATCGGCGTGTTGCGGTCGTACTCGCGGCCCAGCTCGCCCACCCACAGGTGGTCGCTCTGGTTGCGGAAGTGCCAGTCGGCGCCGGAGCCCTGTGAGCTGATGCCCCGGGGCTTGGGCCGCAGCTTGGTCTGCCGCTTGCTCGCCCGGTAGTCGCACTGCTCCCCGTGCGCGCTGCTAAGCGCTCGGGTGGCGGACGTCGACGGGGTCAGCGTGCGGGGCACTAGGAGTCTCGCCAGTTGTCGGCGGGCAGATAGCTAATGGGCGGGGCGACGCACGCCTGCTCAAGGCTCAGCCAGGCGACGGCCTCCGCGAGGTTCTCCTGCAGCACCCGCAGGTCCTGCGACAGGCGGTCGCCGTTCTCTTCGACCTCGGCGATCGCCGGCAGCAGCAGCATTCGGGCGGCCGCGATGTAGTTCTGGGCCATGACCTGGTCGTTCAGCAGGTCGTAGCGCGCCGACTCGCGGGCGATCTGCCAGAGTCGCTCGTCGGATACGTCGCCGGTGAAGTCGTGCAGCCGGGTCGCCATAGAGGGCGAAGATAGCGCGCAGCGGCGCTGGCGCGGCCACCTGGGGCCGCTGAGGGGGCTGAGACTGCAGAGAGGAAACCAAGCTACGCCAGGAATGCAGCGCGAGACCGGCTCAGGCCGGGCAGCCTACGCCAGCGCTGCCATGCGAAGCGTGCGGGAGGTTGCCGCTAC
This genomic interval from Posidoniimonas corsicana contains the following:
- a CDS encoding S49 family peptidase, whose product is MPDAAQELAATQQALARFNRDVLCVEHDALVKHVTNAALLGFSFEGPDELRVEQRNGVATFHVEGVMVPEAEWPGEVGTAELAAALRAAAADEQIQIGVLLLNSPGGTVAGHADLMAAAREFAAAKPLTAHADGLCCSAAYWLATTAEKLTASAGSIIGSIGVYARLDDSSKLYEKLGVEPVEITTGPLKGIGYPGLPVTAEQRAHLRERVEFIFAAFRGDVAAFRGLSGAALAEVANGGSWYAEQALAARLHDGVQSKSTNPAGNDSATLSSPEEPAMADQATPQAAEPKPASTAELKKTFPKSTAEWREEQTEAGATMADAAVAYAQFQEEQAEQARQERDEAKAEAEKAAEQAQQPAQKTEPAKSGRGASLPKGSPGEAADADTPTDFRAVARTLAKEKGITYREACRRVQREHGEEARRQFIRGVLPG
- a CDS encoding phage portal protein, whose product is MPRTLTPSTSATRALSSAHGEQCDYRASKRQTKLRPKPRGISSQGSGADWHFRNQSDHLWVGELGREYDRNTPIGSRLLDVLVKNVTQRGFDYHPNTGDAKFDAEAKQYIDELLADPKRIDVQGQYTFAQLTRMVLRDTYAAGDAFGVFTADGPLATREAHECRQPRIRGVKHRNNVLGVELDEDRRRVGYHFTHSPISPLSPSVKHEDLYFVEAESIDGDWKTPNVLHLRDPKRVTQTRGVSIFAPIFDYLGMFEDQQFQQLVKQQLANMFLLKRQRDVDFNPKMLGKRLRSGVESDQETEVARLLEELYPGAELQGLPGEQIDLLSANIPANEWFDHMRLVLRIMGVALGVPYVLIMLDTADTNFHGYRGALVEAREAFRDAQGWLAGMWHTPVVEHYLHRWADEDASVARYRERTYREARRRRPKADRFNFLRHSWTLPGWPAVDALKDAQANAVGLATGVMDRDTIARQLDRTGEEQARRVVTGNRDYWMLGVQQAIADLASIGQKDAPLEVIERWASRYAPGPIGDRTQITMSADPAQEAADA